Sequence from the Nymphaea colorata isolate Beijing-Zhang1983 chromosome 9, ASM883128v2, whole genome shotgun sequence genome:
GTCGGCCGGACTGCCGCTCGGCGAGGGCCTGGATGAGGGTGGCGTACTGGTTTCCTTGCCCTATGTCGAAGTCGATTATGTGGATCCTGTTTCGGTCGCGGACGGCTTCGAGTATGGCGAGATTGGCGGCCATGAAACCGAGTTTGAAGCAAGGGGACGCCTCGTAGAGCATTTGGGTGGCGAGGAGGTGGTCCGGCGAGGAAAGCTCCGCCGCTCCCGGTGCCCGGACCTCCGGTGGGTTCGACCGCGACGCGATCGCTCGAGTCACGTGTGCGAGGAGACGCTGCTCTGGATCGCCGCTACGGGGGTTACAGAGCTGCCGGGCGCGGGCAAGGCCCGCGAGAGCATTGTCGGCTCTCCCTTCAGAAAGGGCCACCAGGGTGTCCAGGATGAGCTGCTTGGGTTCCGCCGACGGCATCGGAGCCGGCGACGTCGACGAGCAAGCagagggaggagaaggagagaaggcTGGAGGCGGCGATGGGGACGAGGAGCAGGAGGAGAGGAGGCTTTGCATCGTTTCCTTCCAATCGTTGCTGCCGTCGATGATCTCCGACTCAAGGCCCCCATCGTCGTGGCCAACGCCGCCGTCGTCGTCGTCATCAAGCAGAGCCCGCTCCAATTCCTGCAACCGATTCCTGATGCTATCCTCGCAAATCCCCCCGGAGGGCGTCTGCTGCTGCTGATAAGCCGGAAACGGGCTCGGGCGATCTGAGGCAGGGACAGAGTAACCGGATATCCAGGGGGAGTGGTTGCTCCGCGGCTGCTTCCTCACCAACTGGTAGTCGATGTCGGGCGAGGGGCGCTTCGACAGGAGGGTAGACGACGGGTCTAGGAGGATACCGCCCAGTTGGGGTCGGTACTGGACCCTCGTCGCCGCCCCTCCGTTGTTGCTTCTCGCGAGCGACCCCGTGATTCCGGTGTACACGCCGGAATCGTTGCCCGAGATGCCAGAGGAGGACTCGAACCCTCTCAACATAGGCATGATCAAAACCGAGAGGGGAGACGGAGACGGAgacagaaagagggagagaaacaaaagcagaaagcagaaaagaaagatcaaCAGAGACCCCAGACAGGATGAACGAAGAAGTGGAGATTTGCCGCCTGAGTTGGTCGCCAGGAATTCGCTCCGGTGCCGTAAAACTGCCAGTTGGGCGTCATTGCTGCCGCTTTTTCCAATGGGATTTCCTCCCTGGGATACCTGTGAGAGAGGGTCTTAGTAGACGGTGAGTAATTCAATGGCatggcaaaagaaaaacagcAGCGAAATGGAATCCACCGGCTATCTCCGGTGGCCGTCACAGCTGGCTTGGGTCAACCCGCGGGATTAGGCCTCGTTGTCCACACGGTAGAGGCCCCGCCTCGTACTCCTCTGGGAAACGTCCTCTTCCTGACCTCCATGCTCTCACCGCCACGTTTCGGTCCCCACTTTCCCAAACGGCCCCCAAGCCCTCCCACGTTGGTTGCGATCCGGGTCCTGACCCGAAACCTTTCGGGTCATCCCAGATCTACTACAGCTTTCACGATGAAAGTGGGCCCTTCGCGTTTCTTCCCGTCCCGCCCATAGGTCGGGCATGTGGTCATATAACTTTTGAacgccagatttttttttcaatataataatGATATATCAGTTACTTTCAGGATGAAGCAGCGCCATGTCTCCATGGAATCCGAAGACCCACCGAAACTTCAACTGGAGTAGTTTCTGTGCCGCGACGAgagaagtaaaaaaagaaaaagaaaaaagaaggccgtatggaaatatatatatatatatatttgtaattgCACGAAACAAACGGTTGTTTGAGAAGAGTAAAATATTGAGAGGAGAATTTATTAGATCTTCTAAAGTAACTTGGAAAGGACGTGTCATTTGGTGAGGGCGCATTTTTGGGGCGAATAGAATAACCACCTTTCCGAATTTTGAAAAACCCAAACTTTTTCAGTTGCAAGCAACGCTGCTCGCGGAAttcaagaaaatgcaaaagaatgTCTGAAAGTTTTCACCAGTAAGTAACCGTCTTTCTTAACAACTGATCTTCAGGTTTCTACGAAGAAAAAACGACAAATCAAATGGAAATTTAAGTGGCTAATTCCAGATAAGTTCAGTAAGATTCAGAGCTAAATCTAAGAAGAAGGCACGTGTTTCCacgaaagcaaaaaaaaaaaaaacttgtacgCTCACGTGATCACCCCCACGCCGAAACCACTCACCAAATACCGTCGGGCACCGATGTCAACGCGGGGAATTCAGCTCGGCTAAAAAGGATCCACagaaatttggatctaaacGAGAGATCCCATCCGACCCGGTGACGTCCAAGTCTGGACCCAAGGCGACTCTTCGGATTGGTAAAGACTGCTGCTTGTCTCAGTCGAGAAAACCGGACACGTAAATGACCGTTTGCTTTCCGATTTTTAAGTCGGAAGAAGTAAATTTCAACCGAAAGACGAAGACGAAAGTTCGATGTCTGTTTCCTTTGAATGTAAACCCAGCAATTCAATACACACGTCGTCTTTATTGTATGGGTGGGGGTTGGtccaaagagaaagaaagaaagaaagagattagGTACTTGGGGAGTTCAACTtcttcttttaatatatatatatatatatttcaacttCCTCTTTTAATAGACACAAAGAGGGGAAAGGAGGTGCTTGAGAAGAGGTTGCGTGCGGATAAAAAACAAACTGGGACGAAAATGGTGGTGAGCGACCTAACCGTCCATCCAACCCCAACCCGTCATCACCGAAAAACGGTGTCCCCACTCACACCCATAATTCTTGTCCCTTCTTTTTGAACGTGGAATTCTTTCTTACCTTTTTATTCCCAGAGAAAACGCGGTGCGGCAGCGCCTGCTCCGGTCGAAGGTCGGTCGGCCGGAGATCGGGACTCAGGTCGGTCGGCCGGAAACCGGGAATCCCACCTCCCCTGCTTCCTATCTTACCCACTTGCGTCAGCTACCGTGGGTCCCGCTTCCAGGTAGAAGCGACTCTTCAAGTTTGAGGCCGACGGTGCGGATTCTGGTGGACCCCACTAATTTGCCAGATGGAGGGTCCGCCGTCAAGGCTCGGGCCGTACTTTCGTGGACGATGGACGGCCGAGTGAGGAGCAATCCAGTGTTGGTGTATCGGCTGAAGAGGGGAATCCTTGTCGCAAATAATGCGCTTAATTTTTTAAGGTGAATCCGCTTATTTTTATTCTTGTTACCATTTTACTCTTCTCCATACAAGAAAGCAGTCCGTCTCTGCCATCTCTTTCGTGGACAACGCCATTGAAGATAACGAGAATTGAACTTAAACAATGGTCGTCTTCTCAACGCCGTAGAAATTagaaagatgagagaaaaatttaaaactttcgCGCACTGCGATTCCAAAGCCACATCACTTTCTCTTGTTATGGCAGCAATATAAATAAGGACGATTCACTAAGTGGAGGTTTGCCAGGAAAAGAGGGGACGTTGAGAACCCTCCGTCTTTGGAATGGGCAGTTGAGTTGGATGAGATTCTGGCTGGACGGAGGCTTCAGCGAAGGAGGCCGGAGAACTTGATTCGGTGGAGCAGCTTGGCCGTCTTTGGAAAGAAAGCTTCCTGCTTTTTCTTCCAAATGTGTGGAATAAAATATAAAGGAGACTAAAAGGCGGGCTGCTTTTTGTATTTCAGGTGCAATCCAAACGGCCCCGCTTTTTGTATTTCAGGTGGCGATcccacacacaacacacacgcACTCTAACTTTCTCtcccattttttcataaatgacGTCGTTCTTTCTCCGATCAACGTCAACTTATCAAGCCAAAATCTTTCTCactaacaatatatatatatatatatgtatatatcagtTCCCAGACGGTTAAGTTAGAGACAAAAACCAGGCCCTAAAAGTTTGATTGTCCAAATTATTTTTGTGCATAAGCTAaccatataaataaataatgttttagTGAGAATTATACACTAAGTCggtcatttttttagtttaatatgtGTTTCTAGTAATAAGAAAATGGAGCGGCTCTTATGACACCAAAATCTTTGGTAGTATAAAATCTTAAAATCagcttgaactaaaacatgttttatattgaATTTACCTACTTTTAAACAATTCGTGAAACTGAAAGTTTCTCTCATGGTTGGGTTCGAAGATGTAAGGGTTCAGATGGCCATTTCTTTTAATGGGTAGGTCGATCAGTTCTTCTTATTGCATCGTGGGCAATATAATATTGTTTGGATTAAGACTGGCAGACTAAGAGTCATCCCTTCCTGGGGAGAATCACCGGATTCTCTCGCTTCCATCCTACTACATGCCCTTGGTCTTTACAAGCCATCCGCCACCACATTCACCAGTCTCAATGGCTCTTTCTCTAGAAAGGTGAACGCCTCTTGGATTGAAAATAATGTGGCTGCGTTAAGAACAATAAGCCAAGACATCCCCAAAGGACaattaaaaaagaatataatgtggatgattttttaatatatatttcagtTTCGGTCTTCAATGGAACGggataatatttatttttttagtgaACCAACCTTTTACGTGCCAATGTTTTCTGGGCATTGACAATAGCTTGCAGGAAACATTTAAATTCTTAAACACTTGCCTTGGCATTTGTTTATTAACCTCGGAAAATAAGTAACTTGATGGACTGAGTCCTTCCATTAGGAATATACCAGGAATAATTAAAAGGTTAAGATAAGGTGCCCCATACATAATATTTATTCAGAGATCGTCTAATCGACACGGCCTTATATATTAAGATAAAAAGGttcaatttggttttgtttcttttgttgggATGTTGTTATCGGGTTCAAACACAAACTAAACCGGTTAGCTGCAGAAATCAGTAAGCCATCACATGTCACCCAGAATCATATTATATGTATTCTCCCACAACTCGAATACGTACAGTCAGATGCACCGAAAAagataatatatgtatataatatgatGCCATCGTAACATATTTTAACCATGCTTATCAGTATGCCACTTCCTGCTTCTCTTCCTAATTAAGGTACATCTACATCTCGTATAACCAAGTATATATAATTACCACAGACGGCCAGTTAgaatatatttcaaatgaaatgtattactatatatatatatatatatatatatatatatatagcatcaGGGACCTGATTAGGATGAATTATACATGAGAACAAAATAATAGGAAGTTACTTTCCAAGTCAAACCAGATATATGCCAAAGGGAAGGTCCCTACCACAATAATGTAGACAGACAAAAGGCATTCATATAGTTTCGCGACTTGTTCATAAATTTTGACGGGGAGTCCAAGAGGAGGACAAAAGTACTCATTCCATGCCTCCCTCTGCTGAAAAGGAAAGGTAAAACTTTCTCATCTGTTGATGTCTGAGCAGTGTGAGTGATGGATCATCATCGAACGACTCGCATCACAAGGCAGTAGAAACGTGTCCTTCcgtgcgttttttttttttatgaaagacagCTCTTTAGAAACCTTTACAGGAATCAATGCCTCCTGCCATCGCCAACCCCAAAAAGTTCCTCCTGGGTAAATTTCCCATGTATTACGTGTTGCTTGTGGCTGTATCAGTATGTGGTTATGTCCTGTAAAAGGCACGACGTAAAGTTTACAATATTTGGCTTTCTTTagaattttcttcttcttcctgtttcattctctttctgTGGGGAGTTGTGTGGGTCAAGAACGCTCTTCATTGTGCTTGATTGGGAGAAGGACAACGGGAATCGTGTGCGTTTAGATTCTTGGGAAAGGTGATACATTGACATTTCAACATGAATGAAAAGTTCTTCATTTACCTTGTTTTGAAGTGGAGCGTGCATGCAATGGTACCTCTCAGGTGCAGAGTGTTTAAATGATTATGAAGCATGGCAGCATCTTTATCAATCGGCTCCATTTTTGTTTGTTCCCTGAAAAAAACAACCATACTTTTTTGTAGAACTGTGTGCAAAACAGCATGGCCTTGTATTTATTGGTCCTAGTCTTCACAACCATACGACTACTTTTGAACCATCTCATATGTAGTTTGTTCCTTTTGTTCCCACTCACTctttctcaacaaacaaataaatggcAATCATCTCTCGAAAAGCGGGTGATGACTTAGTCCTCTGGTGTGTGAGAAATGGTCCAAGACACTAGGACAAGGTGTTAGTGTGAAGTGTCCTGCCTTTTTTTGTCGCATCCTTATAGTTGTGACGGTAACAGATTAAAAGAGATGCGTGTGAAAAAAGATTTACTGTCTAAAATATGGACCGAGTGCCATTGACTTTTAATCCCGTGTTTGACGGATCGTCTCACTTGTGTCAAAGCCAAACACGCACCCGTTAAAGAAGTAACAGTAGAATGTCACAGAAAAATATCTTGCCCAGATGCCAAGCTACTTCGCTTCTTGCTGCCGACCATGAGAAACCAAATGACAATTTCTTATATATTGTTAGACAAGATGGAGAGAGACAGTTTCCCATATGAAAAATATCCATTTATCGTTTGCTAGTTACATACGttactttgtctatatatttAGGGACTTGCATGCCATCTTAATCATGTATAGTAGGTTATCTGTTTCTTTATTAGAGGATATATATAGACGTTCACTTTCTCCAATCAAGCTAGGCAACGATATTTTCGCAGCCGGCCTCACCATCTTGCATTTGCCCTTCAATTTTAGCTTTCAAAAATGTCCAAGGCACAGATAAGTCCAGTTACCATTTCACATCAAATTAAAGGTTTAGTTGGTAATGTGCGTATTTCTATTATTGGAGGAAAGCACTTCGTGTCACGCGGTATATTTATTCTGCAATATAAAATGCCATTTATTACTATCTATTTTCTTTTCAGTGTACCTTTATCGAGTATATAAATAAGGCAGTCGCATACATCTGTGATTGTTGTTGTAAGTTGAGTAAAACATAGACGTGACTTTCACTCCACTTATAATCCATGATCAGCTCATTTGCTTCTGACAATGACTTGGTGAAATGCTTCGTGCATTGCGTCGTAACTTAGAATAGACTGCTCGTGGACAGCTAGTGATTTTCTTCATAGTTAGTGGTAACTTTTCACAAGGCAGATGATACGCAGTAACTTTTAAAGATACTTCCCCGTGTATTAAATTGATGGCGTGGTTTTCATGATCTTTCGTCTTGCCtaatcttcatcttcctctaaTCTCATGTATGTTTGATATAGAAATATAGTGCTGCGATATATTTTATATGATCATGGAGTGTGccttaaaaaattaacaattttGTTTTCAGTTGCAACTTTAAAGTAATCAGTTTGTGAGTTGTTTATGCACGAATTTGATCCTTGTCAAATGATAGTAATGTattctaaaatatttgaaacaagTAGTCACAGCTAGCTGCCCAAGTGTGACTTTGTTTCTACTTTCGTTTTGCCTATTTAAAGAAGACTTTTggatttcatttatatatatatatatatatatatctttctttttaagcAAGTGAAATGAATTTTTGTAAATTACAACTAGCCCCCATAAAAATCTTTGATGTCGCCAGACATGCGAAAGATAGGCCAGGCATCTAGTGCTCACAAAATCCCACTCTCACTCAATTGATGGGGCGACATCTTTGGGAGCAGTCACGTGATGCCTTCATCCCTCCATGTTCTATGATTTTAAACACTCAGATTTATAGAAACCATGATAAAATAATATTGGCACCATGATCAATTAAAAGTGCCGTGCTATGGTTGAATCCACCATAAATTCATACCCCTTGACGCATCAACAGTTAATTTCAAACCCCACATGCATATGCTTATTGAATGCATGAACCATCGTTAATCTTGACGTCGAAACCACACCCTGGGGATGGAGCCTGGATTCCTCGATCGGGACGATGGTcatgaaatgtttaaaaaaaaattctctacaTGGGTCAAatggatttttcaaaatttttacacaggcacacaaaagtTTCTTAAAGTTTTGGATGGCAAAAAATTTATTTACTAAACCTAGAGGAGAGGGGCATGCTCGATCGGTGCCGGCCATGTTCCGAGCGCCGCGGTGCCGGCCCGGCCCCCCTTTCCTCCCCACCCCACCAATTTGGACATAGCCAGCCTTCCCCAATTGTAATCCGCAATTAATGGCCACTAGATAATAAAGACAAGCAATCTTATAGTTATAGATTGATGGGTAATCCTCAACCAGTCAGGTGGTCCTCCCAGATCGTGGCAGTCGTCATTATGCAATAACTTATCTTTATCTAACTTGTAACTAGATTCGATTAACTAGCAACATCACGCCGGTTTGATAGCCTGCCCACCTTTAGCCCGCCAAGCAACAATTAAGTCCAGGCTGTGTCTATAATTAGCTAGTAGTAGTCCTTTAGAGCGCTCGACTCTATCATCAattaattgcttgtttgttttcctttggtGGCAGCCAAGCCACAAATTTATGTGCAACCCAAAGGTCGTCTGCGTCATGTTGAAAGAGGAACATGAATGAATATGGATGCACATATCACCATCTAGCAGGATATCAAGCTGGGTTTCGGTTGGAAATAGAGGCAAAAGAGCCACACAAATTTGCAAAACCCTCATCACCGGCCCCGACCCATTCACATTCCTAATCATGCCGGTTAATTTTACTCAAAATAACAGCTACTGTtcgtaggggtgaacacgagccgagttgaaCCCGAGTTCAACCAGCTCGAGCGcggctcaactaatgaaacctcaagcttAACTTGGCTGGAGCTCGAGAATAGGTTGACGGacgcagctcgagctcgactcgatagttacgtgttgagctcgagcttgactcgattaaacCTCCACAAagtcgtttgaatagaattgatattcatcattacgtgttgagctggagctcgactcgaataaggctcgacaaactcgtttgcatagaattgatattcatcgttacgtcttgagctcgagctcaacttaaTTAAGGCCGACAactcataaactcgtttgaatatctcgacttgattaaggctcgacaaactcgattagggttcgaactcgactcgatagttaCGTGTTAAGatctcaactcgattatttgaacgagtcactcatgaactcaaactcgacttgttaagcaaatgactcggctagAACTCGTTCACCAGTCGAGCTTTAAAGGGTCGAGCTCAATCTGTTGCATTAAATAGATATACAAGCACCGTTATCTCTTCTTCACGACATTAGTGTAACCTTAGACCTTAGGAAAATGGAAGCGACAGCGGGTTTCTTTTTTGGACGGTGGCGTGTAACTCACTCATTTGGATATACCTCTAAGGCAAAAAGAAGTTTCAgcatcaaagttttttttttttttttttcgttttttcatcttttcctttcctttttttttttaggtttaaaCAAGAACCGGCAGTTTGTTCAGTTCTGCAAGTTCAATTTTTTACCTTCACGTAAGTTTCAAgaatgatgtttttctt
This genomic interval carries:
- the LOC116261284 gene encoding scarecrow-like protein 8 gives rise to the protein MPMLRGFESSSGISGNDSGVYTGITGSLARSNNGGAATRVQYRPQLGGILLDPSSTLLSKRPSPDIDYQLVRKQPRSNHSPWISGYSVPASDRPSPFPAYQQQQTPSGGICEDSIRNRLQELERALLDDDDDGGVGHDDGGLESEIIDGSNDWKETMQSLLSSCSSSPSPPPAFSPSPPSACSSTSPAPMPSAEPKQLILDTLVALSEGRADNALAGLARARQLCNPRSGDPEQRLLAHVTRAIASRSNPPEVRAPGAAELSSPDHLLATQMLYEASPCFKLGFMAANLAILEAVRDRNRIHIIDFDIGQGNQYATLIQALAERQSGRPASLRITAVVIDALANSAGASGLRMVGDRLEKLAERYGLRCSFHVVSGWRVGELNRAKLGCSSSSTAGAGEEEEAVAVNFAYRLYRVADESVSTENPRDEMLRLARGLRPVVVTIVEQVMNGNTAPLVTRFGEVVGYYRALIESLDATMAGGGGKEGEERGRVEECLGRRAANAVACEGWERVERCEVAGKWGARLEMAGFRPRPLSPHVHALLLAKLRSYQKPGFTLKDDAGGLCFGWNDRVLTYASAWH